One Lytechinus variegatus isolate NC3 chromosome 11, Lvar_3.0, whole genome shotgun sequence DNA segment encodes these proteins:
- the LOC121423960 gene encoding F-box/LRR-repeat protein 12-like, translated as MPRSKDKEDALMNKALRTTKTPCNSAANSLDVNAVLDLGDVCVDSDVLTPQKVADHLSSAIHSEMGECPVRSMPDSVMLEILGYLSVKDLCRAACVCRGWNHLVRQKPLWRVVDLSPYKISLVNIRKLVFAYFSDSLRSLSLGGFLSSVKNTECISDSLLQELGNRCPKLQELCIRGADLSKASSTNLPPKLQTLKLISCNYPTFWLTAAFKQSKLDSLKHLDMTCSNGFGNRDLESITPAPMTSVLVLKLRNCYRITPRGTSRITDNFPNLQELDLSKLPQTNETLQKIGRNLTQLRILRLHQCTNSENVLFDLHHLSPLKQLEELDVSTMPDNSPFSESPTYDGNVLAGLANSLPKLKVLLVSKNKHFTEGHVQRVNNGCVMHQEGGDARAMWRIGFYPHDRLIRVAQQQTH; from the exons ATGCCTCGGTCCAAAGACAAAGAGGATGCGTTAATGAATAAGGCTCTAAGAACCACCAAGACACCTTGCAATTCAGCAGCAAATTCTCTTGATGTGAATGCCGTCTTGGATCTGGGTGATGTTTGT GTTGATTCTGATGTGTTAACACCCCAGAAGGTTGCTGATCACCTATCAAGTGCAATTCATAGTGAGATGGGGGAATGTCCAGTAAGATCCATGCCTGATAGTGTTATGCTAGAGATACTGGGATATCTATCTGTAAAGGATCTCTGCAGAGCTGCCTG TGTTTGTAGAGGATGGAACCATCTGGTAAGACAGAAACCACTGTGGAGAGTAGTGGATCTTTCACCTTACAAGATCAGTCTGGTCAACATTCGTAAGCTAGTCTTTGCTTACTTCAGTGATTCCCTACGTAGCCTCAGTCTCGGTGGCTTCCTCTCATCGGTCAAGAATACAGAGTGTATCTCAGACTCCTTGCTTCAAGAACTTGGAAACCGCTGCCCAAAGCTCCAAGAACTCTGCATCAGGGGGGCCGATTTATCCAAGGCAAGCTCAACCAACCTGCCACCAAAATTACAGACTCTGAAGTTGATATCATGTAACTATCCCACGTTTTGGCTAACTGCGGCATTTAAACAGTCCAAACTTGATTCGCTAAAGCATCTAGACATGACTTGCTCTAATGGTTTTGGTAATCGAGACTTAGAATCCATTACACCTGCCCCTATGACATCTGTTCTTGTTCTGAAGTTAAGGAACTGCTATCGGATCACGCCACGAGGGACGAGTCGCATCACAGACAACTTTCCCAACCTGCAGGAGTTGGACCTAAGCAAGTTGCCTCAGACCAATGAGACCCTCCAGAAGATCGGTCGTAACCTGACACAGTTAAGAATCCTTAGACTTCATCAGTGCACCAATAGTGAGAATGTCCTCTTTGATTTACACCATCTGTCACCACTGAAGCAGCTGGAAGAACTTGATGTGAGCACCATGCCTGATAACAGCCCTTTCTCAGAATCACCTACCTATGATGGTAATGTCCTAGCTGGCTTAGCCAATTCTCTACCTAAATTGAAAGTTCTGTTGGTGTCCAAGAATAAACATTTTACAGAAGGCCATGTACAGAGAGTTAACAATGGTTGTGTAATGCATCAAGAAGGAGGTGATGCTAGGGCTATGTGGAGGATTGGTTTCTATCCACATGACAGGTTGATCAGAGTAGCACAGCAACAAACCCATTGA